Genomic segment of Juglans microcarpa x Juglans regia isolate MS1-56 chromosome 7S, Jm3101_v1.0, whole genome shotgun sequence:
GGAGATTATATATTTGTCGTACGTGTATGCATGCAATAACTatatttcttttgctttgtttcttTCCCTGCGCACGTAGTACTCTTATAATTATTACTCTATAAGCATATTCCATACCATCTTCAATTCAGCTACTAGAACATTGCTACTAGAACATGGGATAAGCACTGCTActagacccaaaaaaaaattcgtccTACTTCTCTATGCTTTCCATAAGCCACTTCTTCAGCATTGGCAGTCCTAGCAAAATGTTCTTTCACAAACCCAAACTAATCGAGCatatgttctttctttttaggTTTACCCGAGTGAGGAAAACTCCTCTATGGCCGCAGATCTCTAGAGGGGGGTGATAGAGAGGTGGTGGATCTTTCGTCGGTCTTCCACAGGGTGGTCGAGAGGGATGAAGCACGCTGTGAGAGGGTGGTCTCGTCACGTGGGGTCGTCGCTACAGAAGAGGGAGGGATGATCGCTGTAGAAGAGGGAAGGTGGACTCAAGGAACAGTAGATTTCGAATGGAGAGATGAAACCCAGGCCATTGCTAAAGAGATGAAACCCAGGGCTGCAGATTTTGAATGGGAGAGGAAGGTCTCATCACTAAAGAGAATAAGGGGGTTTAGGTTGAAGAGAAGAAAGGGGGAAGAGAGAGGGGATCGGGGCTTGTGTCTAGTTTAGGTCTTGTTAGTGAGAGAACCCGGTTTAGACATGTAAGGTGTGCTTTGGCTGATTCCAAACAGTGGCTGATGCTAAGAGTTTTTCAAATTGCATACCACAGGCCGTTTCATGTATGCCGTACGTGGCACATTTTTATTGTACtctattatatatgaaaaaacgGTTGATCTGTGTGAAGTCATTCTCTTAAGTTATCTCATTGGATTATGCAACTCTAGATGAATTCCATTATATAGCTAAGTTGAGTCAAAATCAGCTATTAGATTTGTCAAGTCCAAAATATTTTGACTATGAGCTACAATATTCATGGATGGTTCAACAAATTTGACATTCAATTGTAGTAAAGtcatatgaatattttattagattttaacaAAAAGCTAGTTGGCCCCTCGATTCGTTCCCGgatagtgtattttattttattttttaaaatatttaaagaagttaccaataataaattgtatattttttttaaatatataaaaattttaaaaaaaaatgttcaaaaaaaaaagaaaaaaaaaagaactagtgGTCTAGCAGTAAGAACTAGGCGGTCAATGGTCACCATTGTCCTAGATTTTAATCAGCCCAACTGTACAATTTCcactgtttctctctctttgtttggCATGTCTTGCTTCCCTTAACACTTGGGTGATGCTACACGTATGCTCATTTTACGCGCTTCTGATTACGTATTGACGTAGTTGTCAAAttaaaccattaaaaaatttagagGATTCTAATATCCGATGAATGCAAGAGCAATATCCCAGCCCAGAGGGATAAAAGAACAGGGAAGAAGAAGATCCTTTACCTAGGTTCGCTGAGTGCTTATATACTTGGTCAAAGCGGTCCCTTCTATTGCTAGTAGAATGTGCAGAGTTGTACTGCGTGTCGTGCCCTTGACAAGGTTTTCCTTGTCATGTTGGTCATCACTTCGTCATGTCCGTTCCTCTCCTCTGCCTATACCCTGTGCAGGTGATGAATGGCACCCCCACTACCCTGGTCGCAGCAGACGAATGAGTGCCCATTTAATGAGGCGTGTTGGCCACTTACGTGACTGCAGTTTGGGTTATTTAATGCGGCGTGCCCTCTGATTAGCCACGCGATCTGACGTGGCCTCTACCTTCATCCAGTGGGCCTTCTCAGACTAGGCTTGAGCTCGTAGTGAGCTTCGATTTGGGCCACACCATGGCCTGCCAGTTCCTAGGACAAAGTTTGCTCTACATGGCCCGTGACTGGGAGGTCATGCTTTCCTCAGTACCCCATGAATTCCAACTGCGCACGTGCGGTGAGATTCAAAATGCCATATTTCATAACTAGTCGCAGGATGTCGAAGCATCTCAACGGATCATTCACATCACATCATGTCAGTTGTCCACATTGCATTGGGGAAGGACGCGCCTGTACTCGATCGTGGATTGGACCCGCCACGCGCGTATTGCACAAGCCTGTtaaccttttcatttcttttatgtttcatacatatatacattcatacatacatatatatatatatattaacctaCAGGGAaggttttttttcccccttctgTTTTATCACTTTTTGACAAAGGCATTAGTCTAGGTGCATTAAGGTGTAAGCTTTTcaaacaataaatttttattttcaaaagttatGCATTTCTAGGGAGTAGAACATTTATTTGTGAAAACTTATggaaaatacacacacacaatattGATTACAAAAGAAGTAATAGGCAGAATgctaatatttttctctctgtaAATTAAAACATTTCACTTTAGATTATTTactgttaaaatttatttaaatcaaatgGTGATTCCTAAAAAGGATACCAGATTATTTGGAACATACTTCATCTGCTATTATTGGCTATACATTAGATTGGAAGAACATGAgctaaataaaagaaacagaaaTAAATCCGATTAGGAATTCTTACATctggtttgaaattttgttaTCACACtagatttgaaatttatttaagtCACATAGAGATTGTTAAAAGAGTGTACTATGCAACAAATAGTTTTAAGTATCGAGAAACTTCGGTTTGCAATGAGTTACAAAAATTATTCGTAAGTCATTTTGTCTGTGTGCAGAAACTATATCAGTTATCACAAATGATGGACGCAACATAGTGGTATGTGACATAATAATAGTTCAATGCACCAGCTAGATATTACCAACAAGGTATTATCGTATTAACAGTTTTGGTTTTCCATATAGGGAGTACTGAAAGGCTTTGACCAGGCTACAAATGTTATCCTTGATGAATCTCATGAACGTGTGTACTCGACGAAGGTCTGTATTTTCTACTTGACACGTCTCAGATGCTTTCACTCTTAGGAGCATGAGTGATTGGACTAGAAGAATTTTAGAACCAACATATTTATTAACTTTCCTGGGAATGTTTCGGCATCTTTTTGCGAgacctttttttccctttttctcatttctttatGCCCTCCCCTTGTGGAGGATATGGGGGTGGTAAGAGTGTTGAATGATGTAACTTGTTGGTTCTTTTACTAGTTATAGCATGCTGAATTTGGGAATGTTATGTGTAGTTCACGGAgtagaacaaaataaatataaatagggGTTTCACCCCACCTAAATAACTGGACTTCTGGCTTCTTATGACTCACAGGCCACAGGAAGTTGTTCAACAACTTGTGCTGGGCTTGTACATAATAAGGGGCGACAACATGTAATttctaactcttttttttttaatgtattccTCCCCTCTCCCGGGGTAGGGAAGTGAGAGGACTCTTGCTGATGTTTCTTACTACATGCTACAACATAATCTCTTCTGTGCCTTGATTCTTGCAGAAGCATTGTTGGGGAGCTGGATGAAGAGCTTGATTCTAGTCTTGATTTATCAAAACTGAGGGCTCATCCCCTTAAGCCTGTCATCTACTGTATTGTTATTCGAGTAAATTTCTCAGGCAacattaaatactcaataaatgtCGTTAAGACCCACTTTGCATGTTTATCTCTCCCCCACCCTAGGCTCAAGAGTTTAGTTTGTTCAGGAACTGTGGAGGATCCAAATCCACCTTAAAACTATCAttgctttttatattttgctctTTAAACTATCAAAATTGATAATGGGAAAAACTGACAAATATGAATGGTAAATAAGTGAAGTACAATTTTGATGGTTGGATGGATCCTAAAGGATGGCGAACATTTCAAGAGCGTGTGATGTAACGAGTAAATAATTTGTAAGGTAAGCATTGTCCTTGTCATTGTATAAGTCTTAAGGTTTCAAAGGTGGTGCAAATCTGAACTTGGTAAAATTTTGTGAGGTTGAGTGAGTGTAAAGGCAGGGTAATATTGGCTGCACCGGATTACATTCAACGATTAGGATTAAATGGATGACTGCATTTTGAGTAGGTTGAATTTGAAGGCTAATTTTGGGAAGGGAAAAGCCATAGCGGATGGGAGTTGTGGTTGTCTAGATGTTGGTACATGCATCACTTGAAAACTGATCGTGAATATTATTGATTGAATTGTTTAAAAACTCAGTATTGTTATTATCGTCACTTCATGAGATTCTTTGTCATTGATTTTACATGAGTGACCAATTGGTGGATATTTGGGTGTCATTTTCAGGTCATTTACCTTGTGGATGCTTATGGCCATCAGAAAGTATTCAGAAGTGACACGCTTATGGATCGGAGTTTAAAGAGGTTGTCCTCAATGGAAGAATAttgctttgtttttatttggtttttgtgaTGTTTCAACTTTCCCTGATTTAcgttagaattttgtttttaaaattttttttaattttacccaTGGATGGCTGTGATGTTTTCATTTATGTTATTAACATTAAAGGGTAGTTTGTTTATATGTCTCGTCTCGTCAcatctcaatccatcttatttcatttaatctcatttcctttctaaatcttatttacaaaatatttttcaaattagtaattacaatttttccaaatatccaaacaaaacacaaaaaatgatttaattttttcaaatccaaaacacaaaaaatatttaaaaataatattttaatatttttattcaatctttttctcttttcctttttaaaatccaataaaaaacttatcatctcactattattctcAAACCttctcaatactattcacaaaagttttatctcatttcattttttaagcATTATTTCTTAACTCTAATGACATTTAGAACGCCCGTTCTAATAGTTGTTGGATTAGcaaagtcaatttttttttttttttttgagaggaaCAACTTTATTCATCAATAGCTTATAACAAAGCTGAAATACATGAAGGAATATCCTCCAAATCAATGTTCTATCACAGTTGAGTCCATTCTTGGCAAGACAGTGAGCCAATGAATTAAACTTTCTAGGAATAAAAGAAACAGACCAAGTATCAAAGCTTTGAAGAACTGATCTGGTATCCTCTAAAATCATACCTGATTGGCCCCAATTATCCTTGCAAGCTTTTAAATCGTTGATGACATTCAAAGCATCACCCTCCAATACAATATGCCTGAGACCAATATTCTGAGCAAGTATAGTCGATTGCAATGCCCCATATGCTTCTGCCAGGTATGGATCTGGAAATAATGGCCTACACATCCTCGTAGTGGCAATTACATGACCCTACCAGTCATGAATGATGGTGCCAACACCAACTTTGCACCCTTGTTTATCCGATGCGGAATCCCAATTAACCTTATAGAAATTAACAGGAGGGGACCACTGGTTCAGCTGGCTTGATGCAGGAGCAGGGGGATTTGGTCTCTATTGATAAATCAGATTCAGATCTTCGATTTTCTGAGCAACTTGCTGTAATAAGATTTGAGGGCCAATAAGCACCTGCTTAAAGACCATATCATTCCTTCTCTTCCAGAGTTTCCAAGCCACCACAGCTAATTCCACTAGAGTTTCTTCATACAGATCAGCAAGCAAATGAGACAGAAATTCTTTAAAATTAGACTGCAAGATGCTTTTCTTTTGGAGCTGAGCTGAACAAGAACACCACACATCCCTTGCTGAAACACATTCCCATAATGCATGCTCAACAGTTTCTTCATGTTGAAGGCAAATTGGACACCAGGGTGACGATTCTCCTCCTGTACAAGCTTGCTTTTGTAGGTAAACCATTGTTGCATGCCTTCCATAGAAACAATTTTTCAGGATTAGGAACCTTCAACCTCCACAGCTTGTTTCTAGTGATCCTTAGAAGCAGGAGGATTAGATTGCTGCCCCTTATAGTTTAAGTTGGAGATGGTAAGCACTCCAAACAGAAAACATGCCATTTTATGTACACCTCCATTGAATCATGTTAGGTCTGTTACAAGTGGATATTGGTATCTGACTTGTAGCATCAGCTTCTAAAGAATATCTGATTAATAAGTTTCATGTTCCATGAGTTAGAATCAGAGGTGATCAGAGCAGACACTCTTTCCTCAGGATCCAGATATCTCACTTGACTTTGGACCTAATAAGAGTTTGGAATTGGCAACCATTTATGAAGCCAGATCCTAGTGCTGCAACCATTGCCAATATGCCAGAAGAGTCCCTCATCAAGTAGTGGTTTTGCAGCCATTATACTTCTCCAAATCTGAGAAGGATTTCTAGTCAAACCTACTCCCAAGAAATCACCATTTGGAAAATACTTAGCAGATAGCACCCTAGCTACCAATGAATTAGGAGACTGAAGAAGTCTCCAACCTTGCTTGGCAAGCATTGCAAGGTTGAAACTCTCTAAGTCCCTAAATCTAAGTCCCCCACAAGCTTTTGCTTTAGCCATTTTCTCCCAGGAACACCAATTAATCTTGCTCTCCTCAGCTTTCTGCCCCCACCAATACTGTTTCATCAATCTGTTGAGCTCTCTCAAATTGGCTTTAGGTATTTTAAAAACACCCATACTATAAGTGGGAATTGCCTAGATCACAAACTTGATTAAGATCTCTTTACCTGCCTGTGAAAGATGTTTCAGCTTCCAATTGCTTAGTCTACTACGAACCTTGTCCAAAATACATTTGAAACCTTTTGTTTTGGACCTCCCAATCAAAGATGGTAGTcccaaatacttctcataaGGCTGAGAGGATTGGATACCAGCAATCTGAAGAATCAAATCTCGAGCCTCTCCTCTTGTATTCTTGTTGAAACTGATTGATGTTTTATCTTTGTTAAGTCTCTGTCCACTGGCATGCTCATACAGCTCAAGCAAGTGAAATAACCTACTCCACTCCAAGCAATTGGCCTTGCACAACAATAAGCAATCATCAACAAATAAGAGATGGCTAACCTGCAAATGGTTCCTCCCCAAAGGAACCCCTGTAATGGCTCCTAAAGCTTCTCCATGCTATAACAAACTGCTAAGGGCCTCAGCACAAATAATGAAAAGATAGGGGGATAGAGGATCCCCCTGTCTAATCTCGCGAGATGGTTTTAAAGAAACTTGTAGAGAGCCATTTATGATTACTGAATATGTGACAGTGGCAACACACCTCATAATGACTGCAATCCAATTTTTATCAAAGCCCATTTTCACCATGACAGCCTTAAGAAACTCCCATTCAATCCTGTCATATGCCTTACTTATATCAAGTTTCAAAGCCATATAACTTCTCTTCCCCTCAACTGAGTATGCATGGAATGTTTGTGATCAGTCTCCCAGGTACAAAGGTACTCTGAGTTGGGGAGATGATTTGAGGTAGGAAAAGCTTCAACCTGTTGGCAAGGACCTTAGCAAGAATCTTGTATAGCACATTGTAGGTCGAAATTCAGTCACTTTCAAAGGATTTTTTTACTTTGGGAATAAGAGCTATATGAGTTGCATTGAGTTCACTAGGCCAACAACCTGACTGAAAGACTTCTTTAATAGCTGCACAAACTTTTGAACCAACCACTTTCCAATGAGTTTGATAGAAGGCAGTAGGGAATCCATCAGGACCTGTAGATCCTAAAGCATTCATAGAAAATACTGCTCTCTCAATTTTAGAAATAGAAATAGCACTGATCAGGGAACCATTCATCTCATCTGTTACCACAGCTTGCATATGTATGAGACATTCATCAATGTTGATAGGATTGGAGACAAGAATAGATTCTGGAAGTAAGTTTGAAACATGGCACTGATCTCATCAAGTTTGTCAACTGAGATACCTTCCTCTCCAGCAATATTAGGATTGACCTCGTGTGCACATGGGGTCTATGAATGTGTCCACGTCTAGTTCCTAgtggttggctcaagtggtgtaggtcttggtggtatgctctctCCAAGGTCCAAGTTTCAAATCTACCGAGTGCAAACATTTGTTGTGGTTATTGGACTggggggattttccccttgaattacctgaggtgcactgcaggaaactccttgccaagggctTGTGCTCTCTAGGATTAATTTAGACTCAGGATGCTGCTCCCGGATACCCGAtgccaattaaaaataaaatagagaatgtGTCCACAACTAACTCTTGGCTTTTAGGTCTAGCTTACCAGTTTGTGGCTTTGATTatcttattttcctttaaaaaaattgctGAAATAACAAATCAGTACTtgtgatgaaaaattttatttgctttGGATTATAAGATCTGAGTGTGAACTGATACAAAAACATACGAGTGATTGTTGTAACTGGGccttttccttatttttcataGGTTTTTGATATTAGGATTCCATTTATGCTgcttatttttcattattttgttttatttgtgtcAAGAAGGTTCTGGAAACCATGGGAAAGAATGGATTTGGGAAGGCCATCTCTTCAATGGTTAGTATTTTTGCATCTTGAATGGATATGAGAtcgatatatttattttcttccctCTCACGTATATTTGGTCCAGAGTTTTTTAccttaatttctatatttttgaatgatattttttttttcttttcctttatttttcttaatacaCTTTTTATTCCCAAACTATTAGATCTCTTAGAGCACCTGCTCGAAATATGGGGCCTAGAGTGAGAGATAGGTTGAGAGACAAAGTGGGTCCCATAGCATATAGTGACTACTGTATAGCTATTCGAGTAAATTTCTCAGACAacattaaatactcaataaatgtTGTAAGACTTGCTTTACTTGTTTATCCCTCCTCCACTCTAGGCTCAAGAGTTTAGTTCGTTCAATAATTGTGGAGAATCCAAATCCACCTTAAAACTATCATTGCTTTTATATTTTGCTGTTTAAACTATCAAAATTGATCTATTGCACCCTTGAATGGGAAAAACTGACAAATATGAATGTTAAATAAGTGATGTCGTACAATTTTGATGGTTGGATCCTAAAGGATGGTGAACATTTCAAGAGCTTGCGATGAAACGAGTAAATTGTAAGGCAAGCATTATCCTTGTCATCATTGTATACATAAGTCTTAAGGTTTTGAAGGTGGTAACATTTTGTGACGTTGAGTCAGTGGCAAGGCCGGGTAATATTGGCTGCACGGGATTATATTCTACGATTAGGATTAAATGGTTGACTTCATTTTGAGGAGGAAAAAGCCATAGCGGATGGGAATTATGGTTGTCTAAATGTTGGTATATTCATCACCTGAAAACTGATCGTGAATATTATTGATTGAATCATTTAAAAACTCATACTGTTATCATCGTCACTCCATGAAATTTTTTGTCGTTGATTTTACACGGGTGACTAATTGGTGGATATTTGAGTGTCATTTTCAGGTCAGTTAATTTCTTGATGTTCAGAAGATATTCAGAGGTGACATGCTTATGGATCGGATTTTAAGGAGGAATTCCTCAATGGGAGAATATTATTTGGTTTTTGTGATGTTTCAACTTTCCTTGATTTactttagaattttgttttcaaaattgttttaattttaccTATGGATGGCTTCGATGTTTTCATTTATGTTCTTGACATGAAGGGGTTGTTTATTAATATGTTTCATCTTATAACAAcgtattttatttcatctcatttccttttcaaacatcatttatacaaatattttcaaactaactATTGTAacttctcaaacttccaaacaaaacacaaagtAATTTAACAttctcaattttcaaaataaaaaataatattacaataatatcttaatcaacttcttctatttcattttttaaaacgtaataaaacattttatgtCACGTAAATTCTTTATTATGTAAATAAATCTATACTTCTTAGATGAAACAATTCGACCCAATGCTCATCGGAATtgatttagaatattttattgggcctaaatagAGCTATATTGAATAAGCTCATTAGCTATTAATTATTGAgatttattagatattttagtTAGGTTCTATAATTATGTTAAAGCtgatttattatttgttgattgcttatttttagaatttaaaatctGGCCATTAATAACTCTACACAGTCTCAATAACTTACGGTTCTAATTTAAATTAGCAGACGTTCAATTAACAgcaaagtatatttttaaatttcaaactctGATGAACACAGCCACCACTTTtgtcactctctcttttctcggTTGATCACTGATTTGGGTCCAAATCTAACTCTCCATCAGCCTCCCTGTCTTTTCGTAACCATGACGTATCAACTACGGGCTATAAATGACGTATCAATTATGATATGGAAAGAGTTTGATTTCTTAATGATCAGGAATAACGTGCCACAACCCAATCTTCATTTTGGAAGATGTGGAAGCCACACATCTCATATCCAAATTGCAGaaatattttgaactctttgACCGCTATATTTCctacaataaacaaaagaaaatgttcaAGAGATCAAGTGATCAATACTAACAAAAGCATAGGAAAGTGCTCCATCAACAAATAAAGCATTGTCTATTCATATTAAAAGGGTATATGAATGAATTTATCAAATAGATTATAATggttaggatgttatataaaattCAGTTGAAAGATATTAAATAGGTTTTAGTAATTGTAGGAATTCAAATTGTTTGCCACTTACctggtttgctttcaagactaaaatccaaaactttgaaaacctctcatcttatcattataattttattaaattttcacacaaaataaaataaacaattcaacttttcaaatctcaaaataaaaataatattaaaaaatatattctaataattgtttattcaattttttaaatttaatctcaactcatctcatctatctcTTCTAGGAAGTTGCATCCTTAGATCCACTTAGAtactgcattttattttttcttgaatttccaATAGCTACTTGCTTTGGCCTCCGAGAAGaaattgttttagattttgaatttgTAGATATTTCTCTAAGAGGACTTACATATCAAGATTTCAATCCCTGGTCTGTTCGTCTCATAAAGGAACCTGAGGCTTTTATTGTGTTGACACCTAGTTTGTTGTAGAAGCGGAGTTGCTATTCTTCACAAAAACTTCATCAGTTTTAGCAAAAGGAGCATGTGGCCTATTCACAAGGGAGCAATCTGAATTAGAAGATAAAGGACTAGTAGTACTATCCATGTCATATAGGAGATTCTCTGTCATGTGTGGATGTTGCTCGCAATTTGAGTTCGAATCTGAGGCAGGGAAGGAGGATCTCTGAAGTCTTGTGCAGTGCACAACctgttttcataaatattttgttataaattcAAAACATGATGATCATCTTTTAGACATTATCTcggattttttttacattaaaattaCAGGGGAATTCTCTAATAAGTAATCGTTAACATATATTGTTGCACACTGCTCATTCCTATATGTAGTGTTGATAGAATTGCACAGTGATGATCACATATgcttatttttcctaaaattcatAGCTTTTCCACAATTAATTTCATATGTGTAGTAATTACAATAGTTATTATCCTTTGTGTGAAAAATGTCGGTGACTGTATCCGATCACTAGATTCCTGCCACTTGAATCTTACCTATTGCTCTAGGACAAGCATATCCTTTTGTAATTATCATGTTCTTCCTTCGTATATGTAAGAAAGAGACACCTATTGTGAGAACCCATTTCCCTTctcttgggggttatgaagtggctcttaatGAGCCTTGATGGCTGGCCCTTAATGGGCAGCCGGGGGTTACACTTAGAGGGACTATTTATATAATCTCTCCTCTTTTTTGGATGAGACACTTGCATCACAAACGATATCTCCATCAAATGGTTCTTCTAGTCCCGACATCTAGGATGTGGAATGTGTGAGTGTTCCTCTGGTGTTATCACGTaacacactccaccatcgatgtgAAGATCTTGGACGAATAACGACGCTAAAGAATCCGCAGAACAATCACACTAAATCTACGTTTTACCAACTAGATAATATCATTTCCACTACATattttgatctagtatttctaattTTGGTATTAGAGCAGCAATCTTTTTTATGTCCTTGTTATGATTTTcttgattggattttttttttttttttgt
This window contains:
- the LOC121240933 gene encoding uncharacterized protein LOC121240933, which produces MALKLDISKAYDRIEWEFLKAVMVKMGFDKNWIAVIMRCVATVTYSHGEALGAITGVPLGRNHLQANCLEWSRLFHLLELYEHASGQRLNKDKTSISFNKNTRGEARDLILQIAGIQSSQPYEKYLGLPSLIGRSKTKGFKCILDKAIPTYSMGVFKIPKANLRELNRLMKQYWWGQKAEESKINWCSWEKMAKAKACGGLRFRDLESFNLAMLAKQGWRLLQSPNSLVARVLSAKYFPNGDFLGVGLTRNPSQIWRSIMAAKPLLDEGLFWHIGNGCSTRIWLHKWLPIPNSY